In Deltaproteobacteria bacterium, a single window of DNA contains:
- the tuf gene encoding elongation factor Tu (EF-Tu; promotes GTP-dependent binding of aminoacyl-tRNA to the A-site of ribosomes during protein biosynthesis; when the tRNA anticodon matches the mRNA codon, GTP hydrolysis results; the inactive EF-Tu-GDP leaves the ribosome and release of GDP is promoted by elongation factor Ts; many prokaryotes have two copies of the gene encoding EF-Tu), protein DNVRIDVELIQPIAMEEGLRFAIREGGRTVGAGVVSKIIA, encoded by the coding sequence GACAATGTGCGCATTGATGTGGAACTCATCCAGCCCATCGCCATGGAGGAAGGCCTCAGGTTTGCGATTCGGGAAGGGGGCCGCACCGTCGGCGCCGGCGTCGTCAGCAAGATCATCGCGTAA